The genomic region GGGCTAACTTACAGGTTCTCTGATCTCAGAGGGGAAGCTAACCAAATGAAAAAATACATTGTACCATAAAGTCTCTTGCTTTTGCTCTAAACTTACTAAAACCCGACTTTATTAATATTAAATTAAGTGATGGACAAGAGGTTTCTAAACCTAATGTCCAGGCTCTAAGAACCTAAATTTGGAACAAACACATTGTAATTCAGAAAATATAAATTCTGGACAGAGATTACTAATGTACATCAGACAGAATGACTTCTGTACTAATGTAAGCGAAAGTAGCAGAAATATACATTACAGAAAGTGAACATCTGACTTTAGCCATTCTCGAGCTTAAGTATTTCTCATTGAACAAGAAACAGCTTAAAATCTTCCATGTTTTGATATCAAGTAAATATCAGTAACTTTTTCAGTATCGCAAAGGCAGCAGAGAAGCCATTCTTTCACACAAACAATTACAATAATATAAATACCTGCAGGACTGTCTGCGTTTTCTCCAGGGTGCAGCTGAATGCCACCAGAGTCTATGGAATTTATTGTAACGGTCTGTAGATTTGGCAACTGAGCAGTACTTAAACTAACAGGAGTCGAAGTCAAAGCCCCACCTGCTGCAACTTGACCAAGAGTGAGTGTCTGCACAGGTGTCAAAGTTATCTGTTGGCCAGGAGCATTCTGTAGCTGCAAGTTCTGCAAGTTCTGGACTCCTTGCACTTGGAACGTCTGCCAAGTTATCTGCCCAGAAGGGGTCACTGTTTGTGCCTGGATTAAAAATGTTCCAGGGTTCAACTGAAGTTGAAGATTCTGCAACGCCTGCTGTGATATACCTTGGCTGGCTTGCACGCCATGGATTGTCTGCTGCGCAATACCTTGTACAATTTGGGCTTGACTGGTCGTTTGCTGAGACTCTTGAAGCTGTATATGTTGTACAATAGGCTGTGCTGTAGAGACCTGAATGTTCTGAGCCTGCGCCTCATCCGAAACAGATGCTTGGATGTAATTTCCCTGAAGATCAGAACTGTGTACCTGCCCACTAGTGGTGGGCAAGCTGTTTGCATTTTGTTCCAATATACTACTACTGTCTATGGTAACAGGCAGTTGTGAAGATGACGATGTTGGCACAAATAAGTCTGTATCAGTGGTGGTTTCTGTCATTTCAGGTGAAACCTGTTCAGCAGTCCTATCAGAAGTGTCTGAACTATCCATTGCCTGTGCAGTACTTATCAAGTGTCCATCGGCATTAATGCCTGCAGTCATGGTTTGAGAACCACTCAGTCCCAGAGAATCTAGATCAACACTATTGATGGGAACAAAAGCGATATTTCCTGGCAGACCAAGAGGGACATTAGCAACGACCTGTGCTTGCCCTGGAAATGATGAACCTCCAATTGTCACCCCCTGGACTTGGCCAGTCTGTGATAAAATATTCTGAATATTACTAGAAGATGTTCCAGAGGCAATAATGGTTGGATTGGAGCCAGGAATGATTTGAATTTGACCGGTTTCTTGATTTACACTACCATTGTCAGAAGAGGCTGCAAAACCGAGTTGAACCTGCTGACCATCAGCTGTCTGAATCTGGGGTATTACTTGATATTGGACATTAGAGACGGTACCATTGGATGAATCCGACCCAGGTGCAACAGAAAATATCTGTTGGTTCTGCAGACTCTGAAGGGGAAGAACGTATTGCCCACTCGAAGTTACGGTGGCAGCCCCTGGGATCTGTACTATATTGCCAGCTTCATCTTTGATGGTGGTAGGCGTAGCAGACAACACTTCCCATCTATTTGGTGTTCCTGCTAACTGTACAGAGGCCAAATCTCCTGTCTGAATAGaaggaaacaaaatgaaaaattaaGACATCAAGTGTTAGATTAAAAATGAAAAGTAGTTCAATACATTGCTATTAAGCACACAATTTGTGTAAAGTTTGGAGTTACATGCCACTGAATTAGGCATTCTTAAGCTTGTGCAAATACAGTTTTTACGTGGGTAGCCACGTCGgtctgcagaacagcaggatttgagtccagtggccctttagaaaccaacaagatttccagggtgtaagcttttgagagctcccatcttcagacctctgactcatgaaagcttacatcctgaagatCCTGTTGGtcctgaggtgccactggactcaaatattgctATGCAAATATGTGGTCTTTGaatccaacagtgcaatcctaaggggtggGGGATGAAAGCACTCAGGGGGCCAACAAGCCCTAACACTGACGTTCCTCCCACTTACAATCACATAAGCCATTGCTACTCGGCCACAGCTCCCGGGAAATGCCTCATCAGTCCCATCCACCACCAGGCCATGGGTATAAACTCCTGCACCAGTGTGGGAGTGGGTGGGCAGGGAGTTACTCAGCTCCTTAAGCCACTCCAGCCTGCGAATGCCCCCCAACAGCAGCAGAAACTTATGCcatgaaaaaaaagaaagcataGCCCATAGGAGCCCATGCAAAGGGAAAAGTCAACTGCTCCTCTACCCACATGGCCCCATTCAAATGGTCCAGAGGAGCACAGGATACCCTAACCAatcctttttttcccctgtggtaaccaactcccctcctcagcacccaATCATTGCACTCCACCCTTCATAAATCCCAGCCAGGATGCCCTAGAACTCAGTAGATAGGATGCACAGCACTGGACTCTGTCTCAGAGCTCCCTGCCATGCGGACTTAATACTTGTGTGGCAGAAGTAGTATAAAGCAGGCACTCAGCAATACTGAGTGAGCATTTAGcagtaaccccccctccccagggggAGAGCGAAGTTCAAGCTGTGTGGCTAACATCTCTCAGTGCACACCCTTAACAGGTACCATCTCCACAGGCTGCACTCAAAGGGTTGAGGATGtacttgtccggggtctgagtcccagcccccagacttgccaggagggagcagtgggaggcaaccaggaggcagtggccctaccaccccagtcagcaaccaggtccagaacctgcccactccagggggaaggggcgaaaggccaaagcctcagagggctggagggagcagggagagaccagccagtcccaccctccagggggaagagagggggctaagcaggacagaggaaaagggccaaggcagggggaatagggacccagcagcagcccaaacagagcccttaccagccaaggaggagaagcagccacgacagcccagagccacaccccggctagaggacagcagcctggctcaggagttgctaggagccaagcccctccaggtagagctgccacaggcattctgggggaggagatgggtagccccacccagcatcaatgagcaggcagcccagaagctggccagggcaattcctcacgagcaaggccaggcaagctcagcagcacataagccggctggggcagctcctcgcgagcaaggccaggcatgctcagcagcacagaagccggctagggcagttcctcatgagcaaggccaggcacgctctgcagttcaaaggcctactggggcagctcctcatgagcaaagccaaggagacctcagctggggatggctcacattcaaccccaccctgccagcaaggcaaggaagccaagaagggattagtggtaggagggaaacacctgagggaaggcacagctgggccaagtcaggagacggaacaagcctagaagggggGCGGggcaaggaaaccctatataaggtggctaggaagagctctgaggtggtgggtgtgagtaaggagtgatggtgtggagtgagagtagagtagtgcaagaatggaggcttggaggagaattctgggaggaggaggagatgatggaggacgcaggaggtaagcaggccaggttgagcaggccagcgagtggattgagagggagtcagggtgatgtatactgcccctccttccacagagcagggtcctgcagcatccttggtgcccctctgacgtcagggccggcccagccggcgccccacccagcggcagcagtgacaagccctgacagtacTAAAAGGTAAGCAAGAGCTGGGAATCCAGCTTCTCTGCCCATCTGTCTATATCCACCTCTGCTGTTCCTCTTGCAGAGAGCTAAGCGCCACCTCCACAACACCAGTTTCCACAACTAAGGCTCCAGTGTACTGGCGGGGGGAGATTCCTCCTGGGGATCTGAGACATAGTTGTGGCTAGTGCCAAGGCTGTGCTCTTTGCCACTGCTGCACGCGTCTGTTATCCTTCATACAGGTGGCAATTCAACATGGAGACCTGGGTGTGTGGCCATTACAGTTTCCATCACTCTGCTCAGACTGCAGTTCCAGCCTGGCTCCTGGGACATCCTGCCTCAGACAGCTGCTCAACCTGGGAGTCTCCCTCGCTGACAAATATGCTTCACTAGGGATGGCCCAGCCTGTATTGCCTGGGAGCATCTCTCATGGGCAGAACTGCCCTGGCAAAGAAGAGGAATTGGCACTCCCTTGGACCCTGACATGATGTGCAGTCTAATACAGTCTGGGTTGTTCCACaactgtctctgtgtctgtctgtgagcAGATGACATTTgccccactccccccccaccctaATCTGTGACTTCCCATGAGGGCTGCCCCTTCACAAGCCAAGAGGGTGAGCTCTGATTCAGGGATGCCTGGGCTCATGTGGTGGCAGTTagttttacaggtgctactggacccattTTGTTTTGGGCAAAACAGTAGCAGTCATTGGAGGCTAGCCCCATAtttagcccctccccccaaaaacacTGCAGGCTGCTCTGTGCATCTTGCACAGGGAACAGGTTGGTGGGTAGTCGCAGCTCTAGGAAGAGTAGGCTCTGGGTCCCAcactctcccacagcactgctggtgtCTTGTAAGCCATGCAGATTGCTAGTGCATGGGAGAGGGGAGCCAAGGTGGATAAAGGAGCTCTGTTGCCACAGatacagcaggggggggggaattgtgcaGCTGCATCCTGGCCAAATTGATGGGTCTCTGGGGCAACCaatcacctaggctatccagtcCCCCCTTCTGTCATTTGTGAGAGGCAAAAAATTAGCCCCCGAGCTTTTGCctgcctctcccttctctctgtgTGGGGACTGAACAAGCCCCAGCTGTGATATCAcagtgcctttccactgagccattCCTGTGTGTGTGATGTTCTAAAGTCACTTCCATGTTACTGGTGGTGACAACAGGGCTGCAGTGGGGTATCTAATGCCTGCTGGCCCGTCTCACTGGAACCTCCTCTCCTGGCCCTGGACTTAGGGGGCTGGTCCAAAGTGGGTTCGAGCCTGGTctttgtctccccctccccttactTTTCTATTTTTACTTTTCTGGGAGAAGGGGAGTGTGGCTCACAGCTGCAGGTGTTCACGAGTGGGGAGCACTTTTGCTGACATCCTGGCCCTTCCAGAGATGGAGGGAGCATCCCATCAGCCACTGGGATGAGTGTCCCCTCCAGGCTGGGGAGGAGGCCAGGAATTGCCAGATCTTTCCGCCCTGCCCACTGGCTCTCCATAGGGAGGATGGGTAAGTGGTGTTAAGGGGCAGTGATCACATTGGTGGCCAGTGATTGGCTGCACTTGTGAGTGCCAGTCACAGTGCTCTCATTGGCTCCTGCTGTGTGACTGGTGGATGCTGCCCATGTTACTATGGTCTCCAGAGCTCTTGCTTTGCTGTCTGTGCCTGGCGAGGGACACATGTTTACATATCCCTTGAGAAATGTTCATATAAAATGGACTAACAGCACCATAATCATGCAAGCATCGGGGTGCCTCCGCCTTAGGGGCCTTCAGGATTGTACTGTGAATACTCAATATTTCTACATTAGTATGGCATCTTAATAATCAATGCAAGACAAACTCTTGAATAGCTAACAGTTAAAAGCTGTTGATATCTTCCAACAGCCAAGTGACATATGCAAAATCTGCTATTTCCCCTATTTCTGCTCATTCTATTGGTAATTCAGTACATCAAACCTTGCAAAAGTCATTTATTTGAAAATGAAACACTGATTTGTCCACTCCTGCGAATGTATTAAACATGTACTTACTTTGAACCTGTATACAAACACTTAAATTTTTAACAATaatggaaaaataaaattaaaagtacATCATGAGTCAGGATAAAGCTTTTGTATGACCAAACCTGGGATTTCAAAGACACCAGCTGGCACAGACAAGCACTTCTGCACATGCACAACGCATTTTCCCCTTTTATTCCTCTGGACACAGATCTTCGTGCTGTACTGGATGCCACCATTCCCCAGACAGCCCGCTGGATCCAGGCCCAGAAGTATATAAGCTAATGCACAGTCATTGATCTAATGCGGAAAAGTCAATCATATCCTACCATTCGTTATCCTTATGCATTGTGTTGAAAAACTAAGTATTTAGACACATACCCAcacttttattgcattttaatccCCTATTGCTCTAGTTGGTTCAATAGAAAAGTTTTGATTATTGCTAGAAAGCAATGTTTATTTGGACACTGAACCCTTTATCAAGTGACTGGCAGGGCATGGCTAAAGAGCACACAATCTCTTTGCTCTTCAGTTAAGCTGGTCTAACTCTGGCCAGAGGCTGGATGAGCGACCTCCTGGGAACCTCATGTTGCCTTGCGTTCCATGGAGAAAGAatgatgggatataaatgtaacaAATAAAGTCTAGAAGGGAAGAGATTACTACTTGATACTGTTCATCTTGAACGATCCTAAGcttcacagtgcaatcttaaagagagttactccagtctaagctcattgatttcaatgggcttagagtggagtaagtcttcttaggattgcactttattCATCACAAAGACTGCAGTGGATGTGAAACCAAAACTTAATAACCACATAAAATTGCTGTGTGACCATGGAGCAGtcccacacactcagcctaacctattttacAGTGTTGCTGTAAAAATAATGGTATAAACCACTTAGTGTCACCACAGGAGAGAggggcagggtacaaatgaaataaatcatTGCAACTTTCCATTATCTGTAACATTGCCAAATGCTGCACAGAAAGTCAGATGCCTCACTATTACTTCTACTGTACCCCCCACTCCAACAACCATGGGTTGTAGTCTATGTTGTGCCAGCGTAAAAGACTAGGGTGATTCCTTCCTCACACACGGGCACACACCCCAGTGAACACCTGTCAAGTCTACTGGTAAAAGACGAAGGACTGATGACGTTATTTACCTCCCCCTCTACACAGCAACCCATGTTGCACGGTTTGGAGGTGGGGAGAATCCTCCATGGCAGCCAAGGCGTTGTATATAGAGGTTCCAGGAGGTCTCTCATTCAGGCACTGAGTCACCGACCAGGTCCAGATCTGCTTAGCTTATGCAGCACAActaaaatgtcttttaaaaagatgGTCACAAAAAGCAGATGCTGCAGATTCTTCACAGAAATTAGCTTTTCATAATGCCCTATTAATGTACACACTATAACACATTTAATACTATTGAGACATCTCCATTTCAGACAATTTTCTAAGTGTACAGGGAAACACAATACTGAGAATTATAGTAAACAATCGTAATTTCTAATCTTCATGTCATATGATTAAGTACAGCCTGTGTATGCTTCTCAGCCATCCAACCAGGCATCACGGTCACCTTTTATAAGAAGCAAGTACACACACTCTCCTTCTCTGCAGATCGCAGTCTTCTAATTTTTTTAGCTGACAACAGTGACAAAGAGGAACAAGTAACAGTTGATGTGGTTCCTGGTAAGATGACGAATGACTCCTAGAGAGCCTCTCATCTCCTTGTTCTAACCAGGAGCTGAAACAAAAATTCCATCTTATCAAGAACAAAGCTGTTGAGCCAGTGTGATACAaggggttagagtgtcggactagtaTCTGGAAAATTCAGGTTCAAACCTTCACTTTGCCGCAAAAGCTTGGTGAATGATCTTGAGCCACATGTTctttctcaacctaatctacctcaaatGGTTGTTATGAGcaaaagatggaggagaggagaatattaAAGACCCATctatgcaataaaataaaactcaATGCTTTGAAATTTGAacgcttcagggtttttttcgttctttttaaaatttgcttttatATGCTCCTGACAGTAAAATAAGGCTGTCATATTGCCATATCCAATTACTCGGAGATGTTGCTATAAGACAAACTCTGAAGGTCTGCTAATATTGTTTATGTGTATAAGAAATATGAGCAGTAAAGTATATTTAAAAATTACGCTTGAATTCAACCTGTCTTAGCCCTACCTTTTTTAATGACTCAAAAGAGGCATACAacattccccctcctccctcaaaACCAACTTGATAGATTAGGTTGACCTAAGATCACCAGGTGAGATTTATGACCAGGATGGATTTGCACCCAGTAGTCATTTGATACTCCTACCACAATGCTACAATGTGTCTCAAATACAAGTCTAATTTTCATAAATGACTTGGCCCAGTTGTTTCAAAAATGTTAAAACATATTTTATTCTTCTTTGTACATCTGTCTCTCTAAATACTGGGGAAACCGAAAGGGCTGATTAGAAGTGCATGTACAAAGGTTTTCTAGGTTCAAAAATTCATGTTGCAGAAGTATTTTCCGATATTTCAGAACAGGAGAATCTATTAAACAAACTGCTTATCAATGGTCTTTGGACAAacttctttaactctgtatttttaaaaatttcccccATGGACTGACAAAACAGTCTTAAGGCTGAGTTTACACTCgtctaagcccattcacttcaatgggcttagaagaatgtaactccaTTTAGAGTGGCACTGTAATTCATCTACTCAAGCAGCACAAGAAACTGAAACAATCACTAAATTTATACAATCTCTATTTGGGAATATACGTTTACATTCCTGATATTCAAAGATGGACCCAAGCAGTCAGATTTCAGTGACCCAAGAAAATGGAAGAACCAGAGCCTATGAGAATACTTTATTGAGTTGCTAGATGGTGCCACTGTATAACTGGGTCATGTGCACAAtaacattctttttaaaagtgtGCTGAGAAACATTATTAGATGTAGAATCTCAGTATTAAATAATTTAGTCAGAATTTTTGCTTCTGTTAAGTCCAACAGAGAGCCGCCCagttaagcatttttaaattcaTAATAGAGGGCTCTCCACACCTTAGCTCTAGTGCAAATGCTGTATGGTGTTTATGCTTCAAAACATAATTACCTGGATGCATTCTACCAGAAGAATTCTGAAGCTTATTTTGTATTTAAAAGTATACCGTTTGGTAGTTTCTCAATTTCTAGCACTTAGCCAATTTAGTTATTGCTACCGCCACTGAATTTGATAATTCCTTCAAGTACATTTTATAAAAagcaacacttttttttaaacactCAGATTTCTTTTCAGCAGTTTTTCTTAGATGACTACCATTGTCTACTTCTGTTATCATGTTCCAATAGTCTCAtataattaaaaaattcttccttttgcaccatttgctgttccttctttgCCAATATTTTCAAAGCCACTGAACTCAAACCTCTGCAAGTGTCTACCTACTGGGAACTTCTTTTGGAGAATGACAAAGTAacaagaatgtttttttttcctaatgAATTATgtatctgtcacatttttatagCTTCCTTCCTCTAAGGATCTCAGATTGCAATAAATGgtcctcccttctccattttgcattcacaacaaccctgcaagttaGATCAGGCAAAGGGTATTGACTAGCCTAACGTTACTCAGTAAGCTCTGTAGCTGAATTCAGGTGCTAGTCCAGCATTTTAAGTACTACAGTATACTAGGTCTCAAGTCTAtctcagattttattttttttaaaaccatgttTTAATGTTAGCAGGCTGACAGAAGAtgaattaaaagagaaaaataaatcaaGAAAATACTTTGGTCAAAACAAAGACATCCTGAATGTCATTTGTCATCAAGCTGTAACATCATCGTCACAAGTTGGTTTGAAGCTTCAAAATATACAAACATGAAACAGTCAATTTCCCCCTGCAGGGAAAGAGAGTGCACAGATGCCTTTACAAGCACAGGTTCTACGTTAGTTGAGCTGTTGGAACAGTTGAAGAGTGCCCCcagtgtgtggggggcggggggctcagAAGAAAACAAGCTCTGTACAGAGAGCAGGTTGAGAGAGAGCTCTTGTCAGGAAGTAGATGAGAGTTGTTTGAGAGGAATGACAGAAAGATGAAAACCAAGCATTAgagcaatcattttaaaaagaaaacacagtAGAAAGGGTAAGAATGGCTCAAGGAAGAAAGCTGTATGAGTGGAGATCTTTACTAAATGTTAAGCTTATTTCAGATTGTGTTTGTTTCTTCGCTTATCAATGAAATCAAGTCTGTACATTTTTGAGCTTAAGTGTCTTCAAAATGGCAGCAGACAAGCTACTAAAAAACAACTCTGGGTCTaaaagaagggaaggagaggaatACATTTAACAATGATTGTGCACCAGCTCAACATTAAAACATCTCTACTCTGGGAAAAACCAGAGATTTGAAATTATTCTATTATTTGGAGATTAAACAGCACTGAGAATACAGGTTTAATTACATCTTGTAATGGACAAGTGCCTCTGGCTTGGGCTGAGTAGGTTATTCCAGTGACACTGTCATTACTGTATAATCTTGGATGTTATGGGTTAATTTCTTATGGTTAAACTGGACGATATAGGGCAGGATCCTTAAGTCAACTAGTGTTCATGCCACATATTTAGTGGCATGAACACTAACTGACTTAAGGATCCTGCCCTATATCATCCAGTTTAGAAGATTTTTCAAATCTCATATAAGCCACATCATAAAAGTTAACTAACTTGTCCAGGAGCTAAATTTGGCCTTCTCTTGGGAACAAATATTTCTTTTACCTATTAAAGTAATATTACAGGGAGCATAGAGCATTCTGCTACAAGTTAGTTAGCCCCAGTTACTATATGTCTGCCCATCTCAAGACAGGAACACTGCACCTGACACAAGCCATAAAACATAAATTGTATCAAAACAGTAGTAAGTATAGTGATAAACGTCATCATTTAAAGCAAAATGAAATTTGCCAGGACTAGGACATCACAAGTGTTCCTATGGGAATTCCAAGCGGTTGAATCCCACTTTAAGATAGTTTTAGATAATTTTATGGACATTAAATTGTAGCTGTCCACCGTCAGTGAGGGGTTTTCCAATTAACTAGAGACAAAAAGTCATTTCCAGAGCTAAAAACAGGATGTTGGATTGAAAATACCTGAATCCTGTATAAATACACATTCAATTTTCGTATTTTTtctgaataaaaatcaaaaagcaGCATGCTCACTGGTCTCCCAGAGCTACAGAATGCTGAGAGCAGTCAAACATCAGTACGGTgtaagaaaatgaaaacaaatgggcaagaagaaactggccatacTGAACACCTATAGCAGTGGTCTTCAACTTACCAGAACAGGTAGCTACCTTTAACACCCAGGCAACAGCATGAGATCCACTGAATTTCAAGCATGTAACAAGAAACTGTATGACAACCACATGACAAGGAGGTTGAAGAGCCAATTATGGCTTTACCAGGAAGTTCTAAATGCACCTGGAACACCCACTGCCAACTGGTGGGGGTAACTGAACCCAGTGCccaggagaggggagaaaaggcAAGAGCTTTTGCTGGTGGGGGTCACTAAAGCTGCCTGTGCTAAAAAGGAATCCAACAGTGTGTGACCGTTTTTTGTAATGGCTCAACACACATGCTAAGAGAGGCATAAATTAATAGCTacacccctcaaaaaaagcctACTCATTTTCTCCAACAGTTTTCAGTCCTACCTCATACACCACCCAAAATTATGCCCTTCATCATCTATGAAAAAAAGAATGTATGTTCAAAAGTGAATGAAATGCGCATAGTGGGCTGGAACAAAAACTGGCATACATCCTATTACTTCAATAAGCAAACGCTGAAGCCTTCCTCAAGCCTAAGGAGCATTCTTCCCACTTTAGTGGTTCTTCCTCCAACAAAGaaacttcctccagcctaaggtagAATACACGCCAGCATGTTTACCAAATTGTACGACTGGAGAGGGGAATGAAAACATGCTTTTCCTCTCTGCCCACTCAGCATTTGTGTCCCAATCCTGAAGCCTTTCTTGGataccagacaagacagaagtcgGACATGTTCCCATTCCCCCATCATCCAATGAAGTACTGCCCAATCCAGCCCACTATGGTTAAGCACCTCATTTCCCCTGGACAACCAATCATCTGCAGCGCAGCTTACTTTAAAAAACGTATTAGCTTCACATATCCCAAATGTGAAATTTTTACATTTAGATTTTGTTATTTGTCTTTTCACAGCATGGTTCCTCTATATAAAAAAGTGAACATTTTTAGCAACATGAAGGTTAAGAAGTTACCAGCAAACGTGTTCTCAAAGGTGGCACACAGTCTTTTTTAGCGGGAATGTGGATGATGCACTCTTCACCTGCATTCATTTCTGGCCTTGCCATTTTCCTTTTTACCCCATTAACCAAAAGTCTGAGTCCCTTCTCAGATGCTATTTTTTGAAGTATATTTTTTAAATCTGATTATGCTACACTGAATAAACACAAGGGCTATATTCAGACATCATAAATGAGCTTATTTGTTTGCAGTGGGCAGGAACTTGGCTTGTTGCTCTTGTGCTCGCTCCTCGTCCTTTACTGTAAGTTCAGAGCACAACTGCTTTCTATTTCAGAAGTTTTGCATCTAActtcatttacttatttaaaacgtTTATTAGCTGTCTTTCCACCTTACAGGGGCTTAAGGCGACTTACaatacaaaactgaaacaaaaataaaaatacattttaaagtttttaaggAATTGCAAACCAAAAGCCatcctaaattttaaaaagtctttagcTGCCTCTCAAAGACAGAATGACGGTCCAGGTGCACTTCCATGGGGAGATTGTTGCATAATTGTGGGATTACCTCCCAAAAAGAGCCTCTCTCATGTACCTACCAATCGAGATTCTTTGGTTGATAGGAC from Eublepharis macularius isolate TG4126 chromosome 2, MPM_Emac_v1.0, whole genome shotgun sequence harbors:
- the SP3 gene encoding transcription factor Sp3 isoform X1, producing MPAAPEKPVKQEEMAALDVDSGTHGEYLQHGNGASAAAPADASDEAGTPQDTQPSPLALLAATCSKIGPPSPEEDEDDDEGSPSAGATGDLASVQLAGTPNRWEVLSATPTTIKDEAGNIVQIPGAATVTSSGQYVLPLQSLQNQQIFSVAPGSDSSNGTVSNVQYQVIPQIQTADGQQVQLGFAASSDNGSVNQETGQIQIIPGSNPTIIASGTSSSNIQNILSQTGQVQGVTIGGSSFPGQAQVVANVPLGLPGNIAFVPINSVDLDSLGLSGSQTMTAGINADGHLISTAQAMDSSDTSDRTAEQVSPEMTETTTDTDLFVPTSSSSQLPVTIDSSSILEQNANSLPTTSGQVHSSDLQGNYIQASVSDEAQAQNIQVSTAQPIVQHIQLQESQQTTSQAQIVQGIAQQTIHGVQASQGISQQALQNLQLQLNPGTFLIQAQTVTPSGQITWQTFQVQGVQNLQNLQLQNAPGQQITLTPVQTLTLGQVAAGGALTSTPVSLSTAQLPNLQTVTINSIDSGGIQLHPGENADSPADIRIKEEEPDPEEWQLAGDSTLNTNDLTHLRVQVVDEEGDQPHQEGKRLRRVACTCPNCKEGGGRGTNLGKKKQHICHIPGCGKVYGKTSHLRAHLRWHSGERPFICTWMFCGKRFTRSDELQRHRRTHTGEKKFVCPECSKRFMRSDHLAKHIKTHQNKKAIHASSTVLASVEATPEDTLITAGGTTLILANIQQGSVSGIGTVNTSGTSNQDILTNAEIPLQLVTVSGNETME
- the SP3 gene encoding transcription factor Sp3 isoform X2, translated to MTAPEKPVKQEEMAALDVDSGTHGEYLQHGNGASAAAPADASDEAGTPQDTQPSPLALLAATCSKIGPPSPEEDEDDDEGSPSAGATGDLASVQLAGTPNRWEVLSATPTTIKDEAGNIVQIPGAATVTSSGQYVLPLQSLQNQQIFSVAPGSDSSNGTVSNVQYQVIPQIQTADGQQVQLGFAASSDNGSVNQETGQIQIIPGSNPTIIASGTSSSNIQNILSQTGQVQGVTIGGSSFPGQAQVVANVPLGLPGNIAFVPINSVDLDSLGLSGSQTMTAGINADGHLISTAQAMDSSDTSDRTAEQVSPEMTETTTDTDLFVPTSSSSQLPVTIDSSSILEQNANSLPTTSGQVHSSDLQGNYIQASVSDEAQAQNIQVSTAQPIVQHIQLQESQQTTSQAQIVQGIAQQTIHGVQASQGISQQALQNLQLQLNPGTFLIQAQTVTPSGQITWQTFQVQGVQNLQNLQLQNAPGQQITLTPVQTLTLGQVAAGGALTSTPVSLSTAQLPNLQTVTINSIDSGGIQLHPGENADSPADIRIKEEEPDPEEWQLAGDSTLNTNDLTHLRVQVVDEEGDQPHQEGKRLRRVACTCPNCKEGGGRGTNLGKKKQHICHIPGCGKVYGKTSHLRAHLRWHSGERPFICTWMFCGKRFTRSDELQRHRRTHTGEKKFVCPECSKRFMRSDHLAKHIKTHQNKKAIHASSTVLASVEATPEDTLITAGGTTLILANIQQGSVSGIGTVNTSGTSNQDILTNAEIPLQLVTVSGNETME